Below is a genomic region from bacterium.
TGGGCAATCTCGGCGCGACCCTCGAAGAAATTGGCTGGGTCTCGACTGGTTATATCATCGCCAACGTTATCGTTCTGCCCCTCACCGGCTGGCTATCCTCGCGCTTTGGGCGTCGCCGTTATTTGGCAATTTCGATGATCATCTTTACCATCGCTTCTTTCTTCTGCGGCACTTCAAGGACGCTGAATGAGCTTATCTTCTTTCGAGTACTGCAAGGTATTGGCGGCGCAGCATTAATTTCTACGGCCCAAGCAACCATTATGGAGGTCTTCCCACCTGCCCAATTGGGAATGGTACAAGCTATTTTCGGCATCGGAATTATGGTCGGTCCGACAGTCGGTCCAACATTAGGGGGTTGGATTACTGACAACTATTCCTGGCCATGGATTTTCTTTATCAACCTCCCTATAGGCGCAATCGCTGCCTTTTTAACGTTCACTTTTGTGCATGATTCAAAGCATGACGGGGCTGATCATGGGAAGATCGACCTGATTGGGATTATGTTCCTTGCCATTGGGTTGGGATGCCTTCAAACGGTACTTGAAAAAGGTAATAGTGAGGGTTGGTTTGAGTCATCGCTTGTTATTTGGCTCAGCATTTTATCCATTGTCGGCATGGTTACGTTCGTTTGGTGGGAATTGCGGATTCCTTATCCGGCTGTGAATCTGCGCGTTCTCAAAGACCGAGGGTTAGCAGCAGCTACCGCTTTTGGCACTGTGGTTGGTATCGGTTTATTCGGCGGCATATTTATAATTCCCGTCTTCCTTCAGCAATTAAGGCATTACACGGCGGAGCAAACAGGGTGGATTGTGGTACCCGGCGCTTTGGCAACAGCGGTGATGATGCCGGTTGTCGGACGTTTAGTCAATCACTTTTCAGCCAAAACTCTCTCTTTGGTGGGAGGGATTATATTTATTATCTCAATGTTCATGCTTCGAACGATTACGTTGGATACCGGTCCGGATCAGCTCTTTTGGCCGTTGGTATTACGTGGAGCGGCAATGGGGTTCCTGTGGGTTCCGCTGACTCTTGCCGCCTTAGCAGGTTTGAAAGGGAAGAATCTTGCGGATGGAGCAGCGCTTTATAACCTTTCGCGACAGTTAGGCGGAAGCGCCGGCATTGCGTTTTTAACGACCTATGTCAGTCACAAAATGGCCTTTCACCGAGCCTTTTTGGTGGAACATGTCAGCCTCTATAATCCTGTAGCCCTGCAGCGTCTGCATGATCTCACAGCAGGATTATTGGCAAAGGGGGCTTCCCTAGGCATCGCCAGGCAACAAGCATTGGCAATTATGAATGGCACCGTCCAATCTCAAGCAGCGGTTATGGCCTATGCGGATGCGTTTGTAGTCATCGGCATTATCTTCATCTTCGCGCTGCCGCTACTGTTATTCTTTAGAAATACTAAACACAATCAAGCAACAGCACCTGTAGCTGCGGAATAAAATAACAGGCAGCCCATTGGACTGCC
It encodes:
- a CDS encoding DHA2 family efflux MFS transporter permease subunit, yielding MGAPKALQTEGEYREYPGIIRWIILLAVMLGTLMQVIDTSIVNVAIPQMMGNLGATLEEIGWVSTGYIIANVIVLPLTGWLSSRFGRRRYLAISMIIFTIASFFCGTSRTLNELIFFRVLQGIGGAALISTAQATIMEVFPPAQLGMVQAIFGIGIMVGPTVGPTLGGWITDNYSWPWIFFINLPIGAIAAFLTFTFVHDSKHDGADHGKIDLIGIMFLAIGLGCLQTVLEKGNSEGWFESSLVIWLSILSIVGMVTFVWWELRIPYPAVNLRVLKDRGLAAATAFGTVVGIGLFGGIFIIPVFLQQLRHYTAEQTGWIVVPGALATAVMMPVVGRLVNHFSAKTLSLVGGIIFIISMFMLRTITLDTGPDQLFWPLVLRGAAMGFLWVPLTLAALAGLKGKNLADGAALYNLSRQLGGSAGIAFLTTYVSHKMAFHRAFLVEHVSLYNPVALQRLHDLTAGLLAKGASLGIARQQALAIMNGTVQSQAAVMAYADAFVVIGIIFIFALPLLLFFRNTKHNQATAPVAAE